The Benincasa hispida cultivar B227 chromosome 11, ASM972705v1, whole genome shotgun sequence genome has a segment encoding these proteins:
- the LOC120091480 gene encoding thiamine thiazole synthase, chloroplastic, with product MASIASTLTTKLQRPSLLLDSSFNGTPLAPPPSLRLKSTTTTTAATSLSISASASQPPYDLNQFKFNPIKESIVSREMTRRYMTDMITYADTDVIIVGAGSAGLSCAYELSKNPSIRIAIIEQSVSPGGGAWLGGQLFSAMVVRKPAHLFLDEVGVEYDEQEDYVVIKHAALFTSTIMSKLLARPNVKLFNAVAAEDLIVKGGRVGGVVTNWALVSMNHDTQSCMDPNVMEAKVVVSSCGHDGPFGATGVKRLKSIGLIDSVPGMKALDMNTAEDAIVRFTREVVPGMIVTGMEVAEIDGAPRMGPTFGAMMISGQKAAHLALKSLGEANGIEDGEVGERKVVEEPELLLAAGESPEVADA from the exons ATGGCTTCCATTGCCTCCACTCTCACCACCAAGCTCCAAAGGCCTTCCTTACTTCTTGACTCGTCTTTCAATGGCACCCCTTTGGCCCCTCCTCCTTCTCTCCGCCTCAaatccaccaccaccaccaccgccgCCACATCTCTCTCCATCTCCGCCTCTGCCTCTCAGCCCCCCTACGATTTGAACCAATTCAAATTCAATCCCATCAAGGAATCCATCGTCTCCCGAGAGATGACCCGTCGCTACATGACTGACATGATTACCTACGCTGACACTGACGTGATCATCGTCGGCGCTGGCTCCGCCGGCCTCTCTTGCGCTTACGAGCTCAGCAAAAACCCATCTATTCGTATCGCCATCATCGAACAATCCGTCAGCCCCGGCGGCGGTGCATGGCTCGGCGGCCAACTCTTCTCTGCTATG GTGGTTCGGAAACCAGCCCATTTGTTCTTGGACGAGGTGGGTGTGGAGTACGACGAGCAAGAAGACTACGTCGTGATAAAGCACGCGGCTCTCTTCACGTCAACGATCATGAGCAAGCTCCTCGCCCGGCCGAACGTGAAGCTGTTCAATGCGGTGGCGGCGGAGGATTTGATCGTTAAAGGCGGCAGAGTTGGCGGTGTCGTCACCAACTGGGCGTTGGTGTCGATGAACCATGACACACAGTCCTGCATGGACCCCAATGTGATGGAGGCCAAGGTGGTTGTGAGTTCTTGTGGCCACGACGGACCCTTCGGCGCTACCGGAGTCAAGCGCCTCAAGAGCATCGGCTTGATCGATAGTGTCCCTGGGATGAAGGCGCTTGACATGAACACTGCCGAGGATGCCATTGTTCGGTTCACCCGAGAGGTCGTTCCCGGCATGATTGTCACCGGCATGGAGGTTGCCGAGATCGATGGAGCTCCAAGAATG GGGCCGACGTTCGGGGCGATGATGATATCGGGGCAGAAGGCGGCACACTTGGCGCTGAAATCGTTGGGGGAGGCGAATGGCATTGAGGATGGAGAAGTGGGAGAAAGAAAGGTTGTGGAAGAACCAGAGCTGCTACTGGCGGCGGGGGAGTCGCCGGAGGTTGCAGATGCTTGA